Proteins encoded by one window of Candidatus Binataceae bacterium:
- the rsmI gene encoding 16S rRNA (cytidine(1402)-2'-O)-methyltransferase has protein sequence MSNPDPSQRPASSEGVLYVVATPIGNLRDLTLRALEVLAEVDAIACEDTRHTARLLAAHGLRKPLISNFEHNEQRRAQELVARLQRGERIALVSDAGTPGISDPGYRLVRAAQEAGIALRAIPGPCAAIAALAVAGLPTDRFVFEGFLPARAQARAQRLRELAHESRTLVFYESARRLGESLAAMASELGPERPAALVRELTKLYEEATRETLGQLAARFARDRARGEITVVVAGAEAQPAAAQPGVGVADLIAAGMEPRAASKVVARLSGRSSREIYQEAMRARAPSKP, from the coding sequence ATGTCCAACCCCGATCCAAGCCAGCGTCCAGCCTCTTCCGAGGGCGTGTTGTATGTGGTGGCGACACCGATTGGGAATCTGCGCGATCTGACTTTGCGCGCGCTCGAGGTGCTGGCGGAGGTGGATGCGATTGCCTGCGAAGACACCCGGCATACCGCACGCCTGCTGGCGGCGCACGGGCTTCGCAAACCGCTGATTAGCAATTTCGAACACAACGAACAGCGCCGCGCGCAAGAACTGGTGGCGCGGCTGCAGCGCGGAGAGCGGATCGCGCTGGTCAGCGACGCGGGTACGCCGGGAATCTCCGACCCCGGCTACCGCCTAGTGCGCGCGGCGCAGGAGGCGGGAATCGCGCTACGCGCGATTCCCGGCCCCTGTGCCGCGATTGCCGCGCTGGCGGTCGCCGGCCTGCCCACCGATCGCTTTGTGTTCGAAGGCTTTTTGCCCGCCCGTGCCCAGGCCCGTGCGCAGCGCCTGCGGGAGTTGGCCCACGAGTCGCGCACGCTGGTTTTTTATGAAAGCGCGCGCCGGTTGGGCGAAAGCCTGGCCGCGATGGCGAGCGAATTGGGGCCTGAGCGACCGGCCGCACTCGTCAGGGAGTTGACCAAACTGTACGAGGAGGCTACGCGCGAGACTTTGGGGCAGTTGGCCGCGCGCTTTGCTCGCGACCGGGCGCGCGGTGAGATTACCGTCGTGGTGGCGGGTGCCGAGGCGCAGCCGGCGGCTGCTCAACCGGGGGTTGGTGTTGCCGACTTGATTGCGGCCGGGATGGAGCCACGGGCAGCCAGCAAGGTAGTTGCACGGCTGAGCGGCCGCTCCAGCCGCGAAATTTATCAGGAGGCGATGCGCGCGCGCGCACCCTCCAAGCCCTGA
- a CDS encoding cyclodeaminase/cyclohydrolase family protein, with protein MANSIWTAPLEELSAQVARGPVPAAVSVSAVCAVLALDLATMAIQVSARRAKTGGGKTEEIVQRLGLVRARLQRAADEDTSAYNDYLAQRRQAKSKPQADVHQTLAATLGRAIEVPLDVAEAATQGLQLCVQAILFAHPVVRADLTAALLLLDAVAQAALRSADTNLELLDAPGLIETLHRRRDALAAAAQQARQAAYHASFAASRTPPSRP; from the coding sequence ATGGCCAACAGCATCTGGACCGCGCCCCTTGAGGAGTTGAGCGCCCAAGTGGCGCGTGGTCCGGTGCCGGCCGCGGTCAGCGTGAGCGCGGTCTGCGCCGTGCTGGCATTGGATCTGGCAACCATGGCAATCCAGGTCAGCGCGCGGCGGGCCAAAACCGGCGGCGGTAAGACTGAAGAGATTGTGCAGCGGCTCGGCTTGGTGCGCGCGCGTTTGCAGCGGGCGGCGGACGAAGACACCTCCGCCTATAACGATTACCTGGCCCAGCGCCGACAAGCCAAATCCAAGCCCCAGGCCGACGTGCATCAAACTCTGGCGGCGACCCTTGGCCGCGCCATCGAGGTACCCTTGGATGTTGCCGAGGCCGCTACTCAAGGGTTGCAACTTTGTGTGCAGGCCATCTTATTCGCTCATCCAGTGGTCCGCGCCGATCTGACGGCCGCTTTGCTCCTGCTCGACGCCGTGGCGCAGGCGGCGCTGCGCAGCGCCGATACCAACCTGGAGCTGTTGGATGCACCAGGCTTGATAGAGACCTTGCATCGGCGCCGCGATGCCTTGGCGGCGGCGGCGCAGCAGGCACGCCAGGCGGCTTACCATGCGAGCTTCGCAGCATCGCGTACACCGCCCTCGCGACCGTAA
- a CDS encoding DUF4236 domain-containing protein, whose translation MNYRFHRRFKIFPNLNVVVSRSGPGITVGIAGRHVNWSRGRLTCIPGIPGSGIFVTSRIGSYSGFHSAHVERPVPPNRQRWAHRMGALATLTTILAAAVVVTLLVMDFVLK comes from the coding sequence GTGAATTATCGATTTCACCGGCGCTTTAAAATCTTTCCCAACTTAAACGTCGTGGTGAGTCGTTCGGGACCAGGGATCACGGTGGGAATCGCCGGCCGTCACGTCAATTGGTCGCGCGGCCGGCTGACCTGTATCCCAGGTATCCCTGGCTCGGGCATCTTTGTGACCTCCCGCATCGGCAGCTACAGCGGCTTTCATTCCGCCCACGTCGAGCGCCCGGTCCCACCCAACCGCCAACGTTGGGCCCATCGCATGGGCGCCTTGGCCACGCTCACGACCATCCTGGCGGCCGCGGTGGTGGTCACCCTGCTAGTCATGGATTTCGTGCTAAAATAA
- a CDS encoding DUF1902 domain-containing protein, which translates to MDIVIQAFWDGEAGVWVAESEQVPGLVAEAATPRELEAKLGILVPELLELNAPSSARETRSVVARFEHEARIALAAA; encoded by the coding sequence ATGGACATTGTGATCCAGGCCTTCTGGGATGGCGAAGCGGGCGTATGGGTAGCGGAAAGCGAGCAGGTGCCGGGATTGGTGGCAGAAGCGGCCACGCCACGCGAGCTAGAAGCCAAGCTTGGGATTTTGGTTCCCGAATTGCTCGAATTGAACGCGCCTTCGTCGGCCAGGGAGACTCGATCAGTGGTGGCGCGCTTCGAGCATGAAGCACGGATCGCGCTCGCCGCGGCCTGA
- a CDS encoding formate--tetrahydrofolate ligase — translation MPHKLTNLLAAVPSDLEIAQAAIPLPITQIAAEAGIEPDELELYGQTKAKVRLSLRDRLRAAPNGKYVVVTAITPTPLGEGKTTTTVGLSQALGAHLGRKVFTCVRQPSQGPTFGIKGGAAGGGYSQIIPMEEFNLHLTGDVHAITAANNLLAAAIDARILHEKSASDKALFDRLCPPAGDGRRRFSPVMERRLRKLGIAHTDPNALSATERSRFARLDIDPDSITWRRVIDTSDRMLRAITIGQGADEKGFERATGFDITVASEIMAILALTTDLADMRERLGRMVIGADRTGAPVTADDLGVGGALAVLMKDAIMPNLMQTLEGTPAFVHAGPFANIAHGNSSIVADQIALKLVGEEGYVLTEAGFGADMGFEKFCNIKCRTSGLKPNCAVLVATVRALKMHGGGPKVVAGRPLAAEYTEENLPLLEAGCANLTKMIENVRLFGIPVVVAINRFKHDTSAEHALIRRLALAAGAYEAVVSNHWAQGGAGAVALAQAVVEACAQPSDFHFLYPLELGIKEKIEIIVRRMYGGAGAEYLPAAEAKIELFTRNGFDKLPICMAKTHLSLSHDAALKGAPRDFVVPVRDVRASVGAGFLYPLLGTMSTMPGLPTRPGFYDVDLDPHTGRIVGLS, via the coding sequence ATGCCGCATAAATTGACTAACCTACTTGCCGCTGTTCCTTCCGACCTGGAAATCGCGCAGGCCGCCATCCCGCTGCCGATTACCCAAATCGCCGCCGAGGCCGGAATCGAGCCGGACGAACTAGAGCTCTACGGCCAGACCAAGGCCAAGGTCCGGCTCTCGCTGCGCGATCGGCTGCGCGCGGCCCCTAACGGCAAATATGTGGTCGTCACTGCGATTACTCCCACCCCTTTGGGCGAGGGCAAAACCACCACTACCGTAGGCCTCAGCCAAGCGCTGGGCGCCCATCTGGGACGCAAGGTCTTCACCTGCGTGCGTCAACCCAGCCAGGGGCCAACCTTTGGAATCAAGGGAGGCGCGGCCGGCGGCGGTTACAGCCAGATCATTCCGATGGAGGAATTCAACCTTCATCTGACCGGCGATGTTCATGCCATCACCGCCGCCAATAACTTGCTGGCGGCGGCAATCGATGCCCGCATCCTGCACGAAAAAAGCGCCAGCGACAAAGCCCTATTCGATAGGCTCTGTCCGCCCGCGGGCGACGGCCGCCGGCGCTTCTCGCCGGTGATGGAGCGGCGGTTGCGCAAGCTAGGCATCGCGCATACCGATCCCAACGCACTCAGCGCAACCGAGCGTAGTCGATTCGCGCGCCTGGATATCGATCCCGACTCGATCACCTGGCGACGCGTGATCGATACCAGCGACCGTATGCTACGCGCCATCACCATCGGCCAGGGCGCCGACGAAAAGGGCTTCGAGCGTGCCACCGGTTTCGATATCACGGTGGCCAGTGAAATCATGGCGATTCTCGCCCTGACCACCGACCTGGCGGATATGCGCGAGCGGCTGGGTCGAATGGTCATCGGCGCCGATCGCACGGGCGCCCCGGTCACTGCTGACGACCTGGGGGTGGGCGGTGCGCTGGCGGTGCTGATGAAGGACGCCATCATGCCCAACCTGATGCAAACCCTGGAGGGCACCCCTGCCTTCGTCCATGCCGGCCCCTTTGCCAACATCGCGCATGGCAATTCCTCGATCGTGGCCGATCAAATAGCGCTCAAACTGGTGGGCGAAGAGGGCTACGTCTTGACCGAAGCCGGCTTCGGCGCCGACATGGGCTTCGAGAAATTCTGCAACATCAAATGCCGCACCAGCGGTCTGAAGCCCAATTGCGCGGTGTTGGTGGCCACGGTGCGTGCGCTCAAGATGCATGGCGGCGGACCCAAGGTAGTGGCCGGCCGCCCACTCGCCGCGGAGTATACCGAAGAGAATCTGCCGCTGCTGGAAGCGGGATGCGCCAATCTGACCAAGATGATCGAAAACGTGCGCCTCTTCGGCATCCCGGTGGTGGTCGCGATCAATCGCTTCAAACACGATACTAGCGCCGAACATGCCTTGATCCGGCGCTTGGCGCTGGCCGCCGGCGCCTACGAAGCGGTGGTCAGCAATCACTGGGCCCAAGGCGGCGCGGGCGCCGTGGCGCTGGCGCAAGCAGTGGTGGAAGCCTGTGCTCAACCCAGCGATTTTCATTTCTTGTATCCGCTGGAGCTCGGCATCAAGGAAAAAATCGAGATCATCGTGCGCCGGATGTACGGTGGCGCGGGTGCCGAGTACCTACCCGCGGCGGAGGCCAAAATCGAGCTGTTTACCCGCAACGGCTTCGATAAGCTACCAATTTGCATGGCCAAAACCCATTTAAGTCTCAGCCATGACGCCGCTCTCAAAGGCGCGCCCCGCGACTTCGTGGTCCCGGTGCGCGACGTGCGAGCCAGTGTCGGCGCCGGCTTCCTGTACCCGCTACTGGGAACGATGAGCACAATGCCAGGATTGCCCACCCGCCCGGGCTTTTACGACGTAGACCTCGACCCGCATACTGGCCGTATAGTTGGCCTGTCGTAG
- a CDS encoding LON peptidase substrate-binding domain-containing protein — translation MAYPERIALFPLPNVVLFPTVELPLHVFEPRYRQMIAEVGQRDGILGMVLLKGDWEPRYYGKPDLYRVGCAGRIERLVKLPDGRYNFVLRGFSEFEIIEEFGDLPYRQARVGWPAMASSDPEPSLMAALQATVLEYGGSAASEAWRVLVEQRGLAGTGLLNFLCFHLDLDAVEKQSLLEARERRAAALVEILKFRLAQRAAGSGGGQSTLLQ, via the coding sequence ATGGCTTATCCGGAGCGTATCGCACTCTTTCCGCTACCCAACGTGGTCTTGTTTCCCACGGTCGAGCTTCCCCTACACGTCTTCGAGCCCCGCTATCGTCAGATGATAGCCGAGGTTGGCCAGCGTGACGGAATCTTGGGTATGGTCCTGCTCAAGGGCGATTGGGAGCCTCGCTACTACGGCAAGCCCGACCTCTACCGGGTGGGGTGCGCTGGCCGTATCGAGCGGCTGGTTAAGCTACCCGACGGTCGCTATAACTTCGTTCTGCGCGGCTTCAGCGAATTCGAGATCATCGAAGAATTTGGCGACTTGCCCTACCGTCAGGCTCGGGTGGGCTGGCCGGCCATGGCCAGCTCGGACCCAGAACCTTCCTTGATGGCGGCCCTGCAAGCCACCGTGCTGGAATACGGTGGTTCGGCGGCTTCTGAAGCCTGGAGGGTACTGGTCGAACAGCGCGGTCTTGCAGGAACCGGCTTGCTCAATTTTCTGTGCTTTCATCTCGATCTCGACGCGGTGGAAAAGCAAAGTCTACTCGAGGCTCGGGAGCGGCGCGCGGCAGCCCTAGTCGAAATTCTGAAGTTTCGTCTCGCCCAGCGCGCAGCCGGCTCCGGCGGCGGTCAATCCACCCTATTGCAATAG
- the tadA gene encoding tRNA adenosine(34) deaminase TadA: MPYDEHDVALMHLALDEAERGARGGEVPVGAIIEYDGKVIARAHNQPIGLNDPTAHAEILAIRAAAQSLGSYRLGGAALYVTLEPCPMCMGAIIQARLARVKFGVRDPKAGAAGSVYDFGRDGWLNHWVEIYPELMASECAQILARFFAARRC, translated from the coding sequence ATGCCGTACGACGAGCACGACGTAGCCCTAATGCACTTGGCGCTGGATGAGGCCGAACGTGGCGCCCGAGGCGGCGAAGTCCCGGTCGGCGCGATAATCGAGTACGACGGCAAGGTCATCGCACGCGCCCATAATCAGCCCATCGGTCTTAACGATCCTACTGCCCATGCCGAAATCCTCGCGATTCGCGCGGCCGCTCAGAGCTTGGGTAGCTACCGGCTGGGCGGCGCCGCTTTGTATGTCACGTTGGAGCCCTGTCCGATGTGCATGGGTGCGATTATTCAAGCGCGGCTGGCGCGAGTTAAGTTTGGTGTACGTGACCCCAAGGCCGGAGCAGCCGGATCGGTTTACGATTTTGGCCGGGATGGTTGGTTAAACCATTGGGTTGAAATCTATCCCGAGCTTATGGCATCAGAATGTGCACAGATCCTGGCGCGCTTTTTTGCCGCCCGACGCTGTTAG
- a CDS encoding carbon-nitrogen hydrolase family protein has protein sequence MEVIAAAVQMRSDSDKERNLETAARLIGAAALKGANLVVLPETFNWRGTRAAQAQAAEDLSGPTLQLMAQLARQHRIWLLAGSITERIAGDDSHAYNTSVLIDPEGVSVARYRKIHLFDVELTGAVVTRESEVKRPGSEVVCAATELGRLGLSICYDLRFPELFRQLATLGAEIITLPSAFTYPTGQAHWEVLVRARAIENQAFLIAPGQYGMNPYGYNEYGNSMIVDPWGRVLVRASTEHEEVVMAPLDRTEMERVRRELPALKNRRL, from the coding sequence ATGGAAGTGATAGCCGCGGCGGTGCAGATGCGTTCGGATAGCGACAAGGAGCGCAACCTGGAAACGGCCGCACGCCTGATCGGGGCGGCCGCGCTCAAAGGCGCCAACCTGGTGGTCTTGCCCGAGACCTTCAATTGGCGAGGGACCCGGGCCGCTCAGGCGCAGGCGGCCGAAGACCTGTCGGGGCCTACTTTGCAATTAATGGCGCAACTCGCGCGCCAGCATCGAATCTGGCTGCTAGCTGGCTCGATCACCGAGCGCATCGCTGGCGATGACAGCCATGCCTACAATACCTCGGTCCTGATCGACCCCGAGGGAGTGAGCGTGGCGCGCTACCGTAAAATCCATCTCTTTGACGTTGAGCTGACCGGAGCCGTGGTGACGCGTGAATCGGAGGTCAAGCGGCCCGGTAGCGAGGTGGTGTGCGCGGCTACCGAACTGGGACGGCTGGGCTTGAGCATTTGTTACGATTTGCGTTTTCCCGAACTTTTTCGGCAATTGGCCACGCTCGGTGCCGAGATAATCACCTTGCCCAGCGCCTTTACCTATCCCACCGGTCAAGCGCATTGGGAAGTCCTGGTGCGTGCCCGCGCGATCGAAAATCAGGCCTTTCTGATCGCGCCGGGTCAATACGGAATGAATCCCTACGGATACAACGAGTACGGCAATTCGATGATTGTCGATCCCTGGGGCCGGGTGTTGGTCCGCGCCAGTACCGAACACGAAGAGGTCGTGATGGCGCCCTTGGATCGGACCGAGATGGAGCGAGTGCGGCGCGAATTGCCGGCGCTCAAGAATCGACGCCTGTAG
- the folD gene encoding bifunctional methylenetetrahydrofolate dehydrogenase/methenyltetrahydrofolate cyclohydrolase FolD, which translates to MVAQTTAQGAPIVLGQLLDGTLAARAVRAQVRQGVARLKQEHGITPGLAVVMVGEDPASRIYVQAKERACQQVGINSQVHRLAADISEDELTHYIYRLNRDPRVHAILLQLPLPDRSLENPALAEIDPAKDVDGLSPSSQARLLAGEPGLRPCTPLGIIDLIDRTGVDLTGKRAVVIGLSVLVGKPLALLLLERNATVVLCHEFTRDLAGEVAGGDVVIAAVGKPGLIRGQWIRPGAIVIDVGINRTPAGIVGDVEFEAARQRAAFITPVPGGVGPMTVAMLVRNSLLAAERIALSGR; encoded by the coding sequence ATGGTAGCCCAGACAACCGCTCAAGGCGCCCCAATCGTGCTCGGACAACTCCTGGACGGCACCCTGGCCGCGCGCGCGGTGCGCGCGCAGGTCCGCCAGGGGGTCGCGCGGCTCAAGCAGGAACACGGCATCACGCCTGGCTTGGCGGTGGTGATGGTGGGGGAGGACCCCGCCTCGCGCATTTACGTGCAGGCCAAGGAACGCGCCTGTCAGCAGGTCGGAATCAACTCGCAAGTCCATCGCTTGGCTGCCGACATCAGCGAGGACGAACTCACGCACTACATATACCGGCTCAACCGCGATCCGCGAGTCCATGCCATCCTGCTCCAGTTGCCGCTGCCCGATCGGAGCTTGGAAAACCCGGCCTTGGCCGAGATTGACCCGGCCAAAGACGTCGATGGCCTCTCGCCCAGTAGCCAGGCCCGGCTGCTGGCGGGCGAGCCCGGCCTGCGCCCCTGCACGCCGCTGGGGATTATCGATCTGATTGACCGCACCGGGGTCGATCTGACCGGCAAGCGAGCGGTCGTGATAGGTTTGAGTGTGCTGGTAGGCAAACCACTGGCGCTGCTTTTGCTTGAGCGCAATGCGACCGTGGTGCTGTGTCACGAGTTCACCCGCGATCTGGCGGGCGAAGTCGCCGGCGGAGACGTCGTGATCGCGGCTGTGGGCAAGCCCGGGCTGATTCGCGGGCAGTGGATCCGGCCCGGCGCGATCGTGATCGACGTCGGCATCAATCGCACCCCAGCCGGAATCGTGGGCGACGTCGAATTCGAAGCCGCCCGCCAGCGCGCCGCTTTCATCACGCCCGTGCCCGGCGGGGTGGGCCCGATGACAGTTGCGATGCTGGTGCGCAACAGCCTGCTGGCGGCCGAGCGGATTGCGCTCTCGGGCCGCTGA
- the aroQ gene encoding type II 3-dehydroquinate dehydratase, which translates to MARARRGGAAAMRILVVHGPNLNLLGEREPALYGSTTLRQIDAQLRALGAELGVRVETFQSNSEGELVGRIQAARGQVEGVIINPAAYTHSSIAIRDALALLEVPMVEVHLSNIYRREPFRHHSTIADLVDGRIIGLGAQGYTLALRALVELAQARGRRQPPMEKGVRRQLANE; encoded by the coding sequence ATGGCGAGGGCAAGACGTGGTGGGGCGGCCGCGATGCGCATTTTGGTGGTGCATGGCCCCAACCTCAATCTGCTTGGCGAGCGGGAACCGGCCCTGTACGGGAGCACTACGCTGCGCCAGATCGACGCGCAATTGCGCGCGCTAGGAGCCGAACTCGGGGTGCGTGTGGAGACCTTTCAGTCCAACAGCGAGGGCGAATTGGTGGGGCGCATTCAGGCGGCTCGCGGCCAGGTCGAGGGCGTGATTATCAACCCCGCCGCCTACACCCACAGCAGTATCGCGATTCGCGACGCGCTGGCTTTGTTGGAAGTGCCGATGGTGGAGGTGCATTTGTCCAACATTTATCGGCGCGAGCCCTTTCGTCACCATTCCACGATTGCCGATCTGGTCGACGGCCGGATCATAGGCTTGGGCGCCCAGGGGTATACCCTGGCCCTGCGCGCGCTGGTTGAGCTGGCGCAAGCACGCGGTCGGCGCCAACCGCCGATGGAGAAGGGAGTCAGGCGTCAGCTTGCCAATGAATAA
- a CDS encoding DUF202 domain-containing protein yields MAAERTFLAWIRTGLALMGFGFVVARFGLFLREIAMTTHARPLEPTGVSLWIGTALLLVGVLTNVAAAIHHVGLIGRLNRGEEVGRPSAAGIAIALILAVFGLALAAYLVLMR; encoded by the coding sequence TTGGCCGCGGAGCGAACCTTCCTTGCCTGGATCCGAACCGGCCTGGCGCTGATGGGATTCGGTTTCGTGGTCGCCCGCTTCGGCCTGTTCTTGCGTGAGATCGCGATGACCACTCATGCCCGACCGCTTGAACCCACTGGCGTTTCCCTGTGGATTGGCACCGCGCTCCTTTTGGTCGGGGTGTTGACGAATGTAGCAGCGGCGATCCATCACGTCGGCCTGATCGGCCGGCTTAACCGTGGCGAGGAGGTTGGTCGGCCGTCTGCCGCCGGAATCGCTATCGCGCTGATCCTCGCGGTCTTTGGCTTGGCGCTGGCCGCCTATCTGGTGCTGATGAGATAA
- the purU gene encoding formyltetrahydrofolate deformylase produces MSAAQDQPQTATLLMKCPDRKGLVRDIADFISSRGGNILHADHHLDGETSEFFARVEWSLADFGLPPSDIAQAFRPLAERYQMEWQLRFSSEQPAVAIFVSRLGHCLLDLLHRWEIGEMPGRIVAVLSNHPALRPVVERQQVPYYYFPITPQNKRAQEAAELELLKQLQVDLIVTARYMQVFTDDFIACYPSAIINIHHSFLPAFVGSSPYARAYERGVKLIGATSHYVTPLLDSGPIIEQDVVRISHRDSLADLIRKGRDLERVVLARGVRLHLERRVLSYANKTVVFD; encoded by the coding sequence ATGTCCGCTGCCCAGGACCAGCCGCAGACCGCGACCCTGCTGATGAAATGTCCCGATCGCAAGGGACTGGTGCGCGACATCGCCGATTTCATCAGCAGCCGCGGGGGTAACATTCTGCACGCCGACCATCATCTGGATGGCGAAACCAGCGAGTTCTTTGCCCGCGTGGAATGGTCCTTGGCTGATTTTGGTCTGCCCCCAAGCGACATTGCGCAGGCCTTTCGCCCACTCGCTGAGCGCTACCAGATGGAATGGCAGTTGCGCTTTTCCAGCGAGCAGCCGGCAGTGGCAATCTTCGTCTCGCGTCTGGGCCATTGCTTGCTCGACCTGCTCCATCGATGGGAAATTGGCGAAATGCCCGGACGAATCGTGGCGGTGCTTAGCAACCATCCCGCCTTGAGACCAGTGGTCGAGCGCCAGCAGGTACCCTATTATTACTTTCCAATTACGCCGCAGAACAAACGGGCTCAGGAAGCTGCTGAGCTGGAGCTGCTAAAACAACTGCAAGTCGATCTGATTGTAACCGCGCGCTATATGCAGGTCTTCACCGACGACTTCATCGCTTGCTATCCCAGCGCCATAATCAACATTCACCATTCTTTTCTGCCCGCCTTCGTCGGCTCCAGCCCGTATGCCCGGGCCTACGAACGGGGCGTCAAGTTGATCGGCGCCACCAGCCATTACGTCACTCCGCTCCTTGATTCGGGACCGATCATCGAGCAAGACGTCGTCCGCATCAGCCATCGCGACAGCCTGGCCGACCTGATTCGCAAGGGACGAGATCTGGAACGGGTGGTGCTGGCCCGCGGGGTGCGCCTGCATCTGGAGCGCCGAGTGCTGTCTTATGCCAACAAGACCGTGGTGTTTGATTAA
- a CDS encoding rhodanese-like domain-containing protein — MAELGVITATQLAERMKRADRPVILDVREAFEVACAPFPDAIHVPMDEIPARLAELDKERETVVLCHHGMRSAQVAGYLHQSGFARVLNLAGGIEAWSCEVDPTVPRY; from the coding sequence ATGGCGGAATTGGGAGTTATTACCGCGACACAACTGGCCGAGCGCATGAAGAGAGCCGATCGGCCGGTGATTTTGGATGTACGTGAGGCCTTCGAAGTGGCCTGTGCGCCCTTTCCCGATGCGATCCACGTTCCAATGGACGAAATTCCCGCTCGGTTGGCCGAATTGGACAAGGAACGCGAAACCGTGGTGCTGTGTCATCATGGTATGCGCAGCGCCCAGGTTGCCGGCTATCTTCACCAAAGTGGCTTTGCCCGAGTCCTCAATTTGGCCGGCGGCATCGAGGCATGGTCGTGCGAGGTCGATCCAACCGTGCCGCGCTATTGA
- a CDS encoding biotin carboxylase N-terminal domain-containing protein: MAGFRKLLIANRGTIAIRIIRACRELGIPTVAIYSTADQSAMHVRMADEAVCIGPPAAQDSYLNIPAVVSAAVAYGADAVHPGYGFLSENGDFAEACERSGLHFVGPRARHIRLMGDKPRALRIMKRAGVPVLPGSEGTGVSELRDAMAQGAALGFPVLIKAAAGG, encoded by the coding sequence GTGGCTGGTTTTCGCAAATTACTCATCGCTAATCGCGGCACTATCGCGATTCGAATTATTCGGGCCTGCCGAGAGCTGGGGATCCCGACGGTGGCGATATATTCCACCGCCGACCAGTCGGCAATGCACGTACGGATGGCGGATGAAGCGGTCTGTATCGGTCCGCCCGCGGCTCAGGATAGCTATCTTAATATTCCGGCCGTGGTTAGTGCGGCGGTTGCCTACGGCGCCGACGCGGTTCATCCGGGCTACGGTTTCCTATCCGAAAATGGCGATTTTGCCGAAGCCTGCGAGCGCTCAGGCCTGCATTTCGTGGGCCCGCGCGCCCGTCATATCCGGCTGATGGGCGACAAGCCGCGGGCGTTGCGAATCATGAAGCGCGCCGGCGTGCCGGTCCTGCCCGGCAGCGAAGGGACTGGGGTTAGCGAGCTGCGCGATGCGATGGCACAGGGCGCCGCACTTGGCTTTCCGGTCTTGATCAAGGCGGCGGCCGGCGGC
- the accB gene encoding acetyl-CoA carboxylase biotin carboxyl carrier protein, producing MNKTNQKAARGAMVDLRELKALVELMRDSAITELEVDGRQGRIRLVRGEAHPRATQAALPPAPPVAEAASAVARPAPAGPAAIPALELAAGQVLITSPMVGTFFRAAAPDAQPFVREGDSVHKGQTLCIVEAMKMLNEIEATVAGRLVRVLVDNGQPVQYGQPLMVIEGA from the coding sequence ATGAATAAGACTAATCAGAAGGCTGCTCGGGGCGCGATGGTGGATCTGCGCGAACTCAAGGCGCTGGTTGAGCTGATGCGTGACAGCGCAATTACCGAATTGGAAGTAGATGGTCGCCAGGGACGTATCCGCCTGGTGCGCGGGGAGGCGCATCCGCGTGCCACGCAGGCCGCGCTACCACCTGCACCGCCCGTGGCCGAAGCTGCCAGCGCGGTGGCCCGTCCTGCACCCGCCGGCCCGGCGGCTATCCCGGCGTTGGAGCTGGCGGCCGGACAGGTGCTGATTACGTCGCCGATGGTGGGGACATTTTTTCGCGCCGCGGCGCCCGACGCGCAGCCCTTCGTGCGGGAGGGCGATTCGGTCCATAAGGGACAAACCCTCTGCATCGTGGAAGCGATGAAAATGCTTAACGAAATCGAGGCGACGGTAGCCGGTCGGTTGGTGCGGGTATTGGTGGACAATGGCCAACCGGTACAGTATGGGCAGCCCCTGATGGTGATCGAAGGCGCCTAA